The following are encoded together in the Salinibacterium sp. UTAS2018 genome:
- a CDS encoding transporter substrate-binding domain-containing protein: MKKLTPQTHRRIVAVAASAALAVSLVACSSDSDSDTDAGNSSEGTEVAGVMITKDADLAAMLPEAVAESGKLTAIQYDNAPADTFLDENDELAGWGPDLARATAAVLGLEYDAEVSGAFDTFIPGIENGRYDTSWASIIVTEERLAVVDIVAVHESTTGVITKEGSGLSIGAPDELCGLRIGALAGSAFLIQLDEIIATCESAGAEAPSVDSFPQQGAALLAVSSDRIDAFMTAKGQLSWLLRDGGSADGFEIQALDYQPNLEGVAVGKDSGMTEVITAAVNKLIEDGSYEKILGFWDIDFGLVDEAVANPAL; this comes from the coding sequence ATGAAGAAGCTCACCCCCCAAACGCACCGCCGCATTGTGGCCGTCGCCGCATCCGCCGCGCTTGCCGTTTCCCTGGTCGCCTGCTCGAGTGATTCCGATTCCGATACGGATGCCGGAAACAGCTCAGAGGGCACCGAAGTCGCTGGCGTCATGATCACCAAGGATGCGGACCTCGCGGCAATGCTGCCCGAAGCTGTCGCAGAATCCGGCAAGTTGACGGCCATCCAATACGACAACGCTCCGGCAGACACCTTCCTTGACGAGAACGACGAACTCGCCGGCTGGGGCCCCGACCTTGCTCGCGCCACGGCTGCCGTGCTCGGCCTTGAGTACGACGCCGAGGTTTCGGGAGCCTTCGACACCTTCATCCCCGGTATCGAGAACGGGCGTTACGACACCTCCTGGGCGTCGATCATCGTGACCGAAGAACGTCTCGCGGTCGTCGACATTGTTGCCGTGCACGAGAGCACCACCGGCGTCATCACGAAAGAAGGCTCTGGTCTCAGCATCGGCGCCCCCGACGAGCTCTGTGGGCTGCGTATTGGAGCGCTCGCGGGTTCCGCGTTCCTAATCCAGCTCGACGAAATCATTGCCACGTGCGAGAGCGCTGGCGCAGAAGCGCCTTCCGTTGACTCGTTCCCGCAGCAGGGTGCGGCGTTGCTCGCCGTATCCTCCGACCGCATCGATGCCTTCATGACCGCAAAGGGCCAGCTCTCCTGGCTGCTGCGTGATGGTGGCAGCGCTGATGGATTCGAGATTCAGGCGCTCGACTACCAGCCGAACCTCGAAGGTGTTGCTGTGGGTAAGGACTCCGGAATGACCGAGGTGATCACCGCCGCGGTCAACAAGCTGATCGAAGACGGCTCCTACGAGAAGATTCTCGGCTTCTGGGACATCGACTTCGGCTTGGTTGACGAAGCAGTAGCGAACCCCGCGCTGTAA
- a CDS encoding aminotransferase: MSHQSTASLQEMDRHNLFHPFTALKSFDATGPALTIVSGSGSTLTDSTGGTYLDAMAGLWCVNIGYSRPEMAEALAKQANTLPYYHAFSGMGTDLPARLAKRLTDMAPVPVSRVFFGNSGSDANDTQAKLVWYYNNVRGLPNKKKIISRTRGYHGVTVLSAGLTGLTNLHDGFDLPLPMIRHVRPPHRLWEAEPGMTDADFVAVLARELEELILAEGPDTVAAFIAEPMQAAGGVIIPPAGYFEAIQAVLNKYDVLLIADEVVCGFGRLGVDFGTTAFGMKPDLITVAKGITSAYVPLSACLVTPKVWDVVMAGQDLYGGFGHGYTYSAHPLAAAAALTNLDIIENENLTERAATVGAHMHRRLQEEFAGHPNVGEIRGQGLVGAVEFVQSTAPMKAFDPGMAFAAKVTKRSLAHGVITRALPAADTISFSPPFTTTEEEIDAMVAGTRRALDDVVKEEGLIG, encoded by the coding sequence ATGTCGCACCAGTCCACGGCTTCCCTCCAGGAGATGGATCGTCACAACCTGTTTCACCCGTTCACGGCGCTGAAGTCGTTCGACGCAACAGGACCAGCCTTGACGATCGTGAGCGGATCAGGATCCACCCTGACGGACTCCACTGGCGGAACATACCTCGACGCCATGGCGGGATTGTGGTGCGTCAATATCGGCTACTCTCGCCCCGAAATGGCCGAAGCGCTCGCCAAGCAGGCCAATACTCTCCCGTACTATCACGCGTTCTCCGGAATGGGCACCGACCTTCCTGCCCGCCTCGCGAAACGCCTCACCGACATGGCGCCTGTACCGGTATCTCGCGTGTTCTTTGGCAACAGCGGCTCCGATGCCAATGACACTCAAGCCAAGCTCGTCTGGTACTACAACAACGTGCGCGGACTGCCCAACAAGAAGAAGATCATCTCCCGCACCCGGGGCTATCACGGGGTCACCGTACTGAGCGCGGGATTGACCGGGCTCACGAACCTGCACGATGGCTTTGACCTGCCGCTGCCGATGATTCGCCACGTACGCCCGCCGCACCGTCTGTGGGAAGCGGAACCCGGCATGACCGACGCCGACTTCGTTGCCGTTCTTGCTCGGGAACTCGAAGAGCTCATCCTCGCCGAAGGCCCCGACACCGTTGCCGCCTTCATCGCGGAGCCGATGCAGGCTGCCGGCGGAGTCATCATCCCGCCCGCCGGATACTTCGAGGCGATTCAGGCTGTGTTGAACAAGTACGACGTCCTTCTCATCGCGGATGAAGTTGTGTGTGGCTTCGGGCGTCTCGGCGTCGACTTCGGAACAACCGCCTTCGGAATGAAGCCCGACCTCATCACCGTGGCCAAGGGCATCACGTCGGCCTACGTTCCCCTCTCGGCCTGCCTCGTGACTCCGAAAGTCTGGGACGTCGTGATGGCCGGACAGGACCTCTACGGAGGATTCGGGCACGGCTACACCTACTCCGCCCACCCGCTTGCCGCCGCAGCCGCCCTCACCAACCTCGACATCATCGAGAACGAGAACCTCACCGAGCGTGCCGCTACGGTGGGCGCGCACATGCACCGTCGCCTCCAAGAAGAGTTCGCCGGGCATCCGAACGTCGGAGAAATCCGCGGACAAGGTCTCGTCGGTGCAGTGGAGTTCGTGCAGAGCACCGCACCCATGAAGGCCTTCGACCCCGGCATGGCATTCGCTGCCAAGGTCACCAAGCGCAGCCTGGCGCACGGCGTTATCACTCGTGCCCTTCCTGCCGCCGACACGATCTCGTTCTCCCCGCCGTTCACCACCACGGAAGAAGAAATCGACGCCATGGTCGCGGGAACCCGACGGGCACTCGACGACGTAGTGAAAGAAGAAGGACTGATTGGCTAA
- a CDS encoding 3-hydroxyacyl-CoA dehydrogenase gives MNTSLEHDGEAPTIALIGVGTIGIGWAVVFATSGCRVRVYDYEPAMLDRVIPAVEFRLNNLAEAGLISESPATVLERIVVATSREDVIVGAVHVQESVTESVEVKRDLFAWLDEATGRGVTLASSTSTIPSSQFTAELAGRDRCLVVHPANPPYLLRVAEVVPSEYTSDATVAITAALLSSVRISPIVVKNEIEGFVFNRLQGALLREAYFLVGEGVVTPRDVDTLVREGLGRRWSITGPFATSELNTRGGTAQHAEVIGAVYARIGSARGTGDPWIPQTIAYVMDEMNELLPGDNWEANVLRRELAMIKLEGLRHQGDVPSVILES, from the coding sequence GTGAATACGAGCCTCGAGCACGACGGCGAAGCGCCGACCATAGCGCTTATCGGCGTCGGCACAATCGGTATCGGTTGGGCCGTAGTGTTCGCAACGAGTGGCTGCCGTGTTCGCGTGTACGACTATGAGCCCGCGATGCTTGATCGCGTCATCCCCGCTGTGGAGTTCCGCCTCAACAATCTTGCTGAGGCGGGACTCATCAGCGAATCTCCCGCGACCGTTCTGGAGCGCATCGTCGTAGCGACATCCCGCGAGGATGTAATTGTGGGTGCCGTGCACGTTCAGGAGAGTGTCACTGAGTCTGTCGAGGTGAAGAGGGATCTCTTTGCTTGGCTTGATGAGGCGACCGGGCGCGGCGTCACGCTGGCAAGCTCAACGTCGACGATTCCGTCGTCACAGTTCACCGCAGAGCTTGCCGGGCGCGATCGCTGTCTGGTCGTGCATCCGGCAAACCCGCCCTATCTACTGCGCGTGGCCGAAGTCGTGCCCTCGGAATACACGAGTGATGCAACGGTGGCAATAACCGCTGCCCTCCTCAGCTCAGTGCGAATCTCTCCGATCGTCGTGAAGAACGAGATCGAGGGCTTCGTCTTCAATCGGCTGCAAGGGGCGCTGCTGCGCGAGGCGTATTTTCTCGTCGGCGAGGGTGTCGTTACCCCGCGCGATGTCGACACTCTCGTGCGCGAAGGTCTCGGCAGGCGCTGGTCGATTACGGGCCCCTTTGCGACTTCCGAGCTCAACACCCGCGGCGGTACGGCTCAGCATGCCGAAGTCATCGGCGCCGTCTATGCCCGCATCGGAAGCGCTCGCGGCACCGGTGACCCTTGGATTCCCCAGACCATTGCTTATGTCATGGATGAGATGAATGAGCTCCTTCCCGGTGACAACTGGGAAGCGAACGTACTCCGTCGCGAGCTCGCCATGATCAAGCTCGAGGGCCTGCGCCACCAAGGCGATGTGCCGAGCGTCATTCTCGAAAGCTAG
- a CDS encoding ATP-NAD kinase family protein, which translates to MAKTLSTVVRVGVIVNPIAGMGGAVALHGTDGDASEQARALGALPGAEERMQRALAVLRREHPAAIDIVAAAGAMGENSVRASGLTVARTVGVASNTTSAADTRAAAISMRDADVDLVLFAGGDGTAADIVAELGTAITVLGTPSGVKMHSGVFARTPERAGEIAAEYLAAGERRVSFETEVLDVAPGEHDISDIAVARVPHATAGVQGPKVARPDSSEADIPALGADIAASMTAGTSYILGPGTTVGSILSALGLEGTRNGCDIVANGALVTVDASEETLFEHVSTHPGSVLILGVVGGQGFLLGRGNQQISPRVLSLIDEENIVIVAAQNKIDALQPPQLHVDLGRAEPYLALHGYRRIRTSPTRSTVLRITN; encoded by the coding sequence TTGGCTAAAACCCTTTCCACGGTGGTGCGGGTTGGCGTTATCGTCAACCCGATCGCCGGTATGGGTGGAGCGGTCGCACTTCACGGAACCGATGGCGATGCTTCTGAACAGGCGCGCGCCCTCGGCGCGTTGCCGGGAGCTGAGGAACGGATGCAGCGGGCGCTCGCCGTGCTGCGACGCGAGCATCCGGCCGCGATCGACATCGTGGCCGCGGCCGGTGCAATGGGCGAGAACAGTGTTCGCGCCAGCGGGCTGACCGTGGCACGCACCGTCGGAGTCGCGAGCAACACCACTTCGGCGGCCGACACTCGTGCTGCTGCGATCTCGATGCGAGATGCCGACGTTGACCTCGTGCTTTTCGCGGGTGGCGACGGAACAGCGGCCGATATCGTGGCTGAGCTCGGAACAGCAATTACGGTGCTCGGCACTCCCAGCGGAGTGAAGATGCACTCGGGAGTCTTCGCGCGCACTCCGGAGCGCGCCGGTGAGATCGCCGCCGAATATCTCGCCGCCGGCGAGCGTCGCGTTTCGTTCGAGACTGAAGTTCTGGATGTCGCCCCGGGGGAGCATGACATCAGCGACATTGCGGTGGCACGAGTTCCGCACGCGACGGCCGGAGTTCAAGGCCCGAAGGTGGCCCGTCCCGACAGCTCGGAGGCCGACATCCCGGCGCTCGGTGCCGACATCGCGGCCAGCATGACGGCGGGCACCAGTTACATTCTTGGCCCGGGCACGACCGTGGGCAGCATCCTTAGTGCATTAGGGCTCGAGGGCACGCGCAACGGTTGTGACATCGTCGCCAATGGGGCACTCGTCACGGTCGACGCTTCGGAAGAGACGTTGTTCGAGCATGTCTCCACCCACCCCGGCAGCGTTCTCATCCTTGGCGTTGTCGGCGGGCAAGGGTTCTTGCTTGGCCGCGGCAATCAGCAGATCAGTCCGCGAGTCCTCTCTCTGATCGACGAGGAGAACATCGTGATCGTCGCCGCGCAAAACAAGATCGATGCCTTGCAACCCCCTCAACTTCACGTCGACCTCGGTCGGGCTGAGCCATACCTTGCACTGCACGGGTATCGCCGCATCCGCACGTCGCCGACACGCAGCACTGTCCTCAGAATCACCAACTAG
- a CDS encoding amino acid ABC transporter ATP-binding protein: MNTDTEPIIEIQRLSKHYGKLQVLREVDLDVFPGEVVCIIGPSGSGKSTLLRCVNHLEKPDGGVVRLEGDPVGVRESRGHLVELSPAELASQRVDIGMVFQSFNLFGHMTVLENIIEAPMQVLGTSRADATKHALQLLEWVRLEGKENTYPRQLSGGQQQRAAIARALAMRPKVMLFDEPTSALDPETVGEVLSIMRRLATEGLTMMVVTHEIDFANDVADRVVFMDGGSIIEMGKPADVLGHPKEERTQQFLSRILKTNTTS, from the coding sequence ATGAACACCGATACAGAACCCATCATCGAGATTCAGCGCCTGTCGAAGCACTACGGCAAGCTTCAGGTCTTGCGTGAAGTAGACCTTGATGTTTTTCCCGGTGAAGTCGTCTGCATCATTGGCCCTTCCGGCTCGGGAAAGAGCACGCTACTGCGCTGCGTGAACCACCTCGAGAAGCCGGACGGTGGGGTCGTGCGCCTCGAGGGCGACCCGGTCGGCGTGCGCGAGTCTCGCGGCCATCTCGTCGAACTCTCGCCCGCCGAACTCGCAAGCCAACGCGTTGACATCGGCATGGTGTTCCAGAGCTTCAATCTCTTCGGGCACATGACGGTGCTCGAGAACATCATCGAGGCACCCATGCAGGTGCTTGGAACGAGCCGCGCCGACGCCACGAAGCACGCCCTACAGCTGCTGGAGTGGGTGCGACTCGAAGGCAAGGAGAACACCTACCCTCGTCAGCTTTCCGGCGGACAGCAACAGCGTGCAGCTATAGCTCGCGCACTGGCCATGCGGCCGAAAGTGATGCTCTTCGACGAGCCGACCTCTGCTCTCGACCCCGAGACAGTTGGCGAAGTGCTCTCGATCATGCGCCGGCTCGCGACCGAAGGCCTCACGATGATGGTTGTTACTCATGAGATCGACTTTGCCAACGACGTCGCGGACCGCGTTGTTTTCATGGATGGCGGCTCGATCATCGAGATGGGAAAGCCGGCAGATGTTCTCGGTCACCCCAAGGAGGAACGCACGCAGCAGTTCCTCTCGCGCATCCTCAAGACCAACACCACGTCGTAG
- a CDS encoding IclR family transcriptional regulator C-terminal domain-containing protein yields the protein MSDPESPANGAADFVQSLDRGLRVIRAFSDRHDRLSMADVARATNQSRAATRRFLLTLESLGYLGVDDKRYYLRPRVLELGYAYLSSSTTVEVTQHYMEELSKELNESCSACTYDRGEIVYVARAAADRIMTVNIGVGRRLPAFATSTGRLLLSALSPAELDDFFATYPRPALTNKTITDEGELRALIATAGEQGWTINDEEFEHGVRAVAAPVYDAAGKIWAAVNISVPASRASMKELESKFLPRLLEVTEQISRDIKR from the coding sequence GTGAGCGATCCAGAAAGCCCAGCGAACGGAGCGGCTGATTTCGTCCAGTCCCTCGATCGCGGCCTCCGCGTCATTCGGGCATTCAGCGATCGGCATGATCGCCTCTCTATGGCCGACGTCGCTCGCGCCACCAATCAGAGCCGCGCAGCCACCCGTCGCTTCCTCCTTACCCTCGAGTCATTGGGCTACCTCGGAGTCGACGACAAGCGCTACTACCTCCGCCCGCGTGTTCTCGAACTCGGCTACGCCTACCTCTCGTCGTCAACGACGGTTGAGGTAACTCAGCACTACATGGAGGAACTCAGCAAAGAACTCAATGAGTCCTGCTCTGCGTGCACGTACGATCGCGGTGAGATTGTCTACGTCGCGCGTGCCGCCGCAGACCGAATCATGACTGTGAACATCGGAGTGGGTCGCCGACTCCCCGCTTTTGCCACATCGACCGGTCGGCTTTTGCTGTCGGCGCTCTCCCCTGCAGAGCTCGACGACTTTTTCGCGACCTACCCTCGCCCCGCACTCACCAACAAGACCATCACCGATGAAGGTGAACTTCGAGCCCTCATCGCGACGGCGGGAGAACAGGGCTGGACCATCAACGACGAGGAGTTCGAGCACGGAGTTCGCGCTGTCGCCGCCCCGGTCTATGACGCTGCTGGAAAGATATGGGCGGCCGTCAACATCTCCGTGCCGGCGTCCCGCGCCTCGATGAAAGAGCTCGAGTCAAAGTTCTTGCCACGCTTGCTCGAAGTGACCGAGCAGATCTCACGCGACATCAAGCGCTAA
- a CDS encoding NADH:flavin oxidoreductase/NADH oxidase yields the protein MSASELFSPLTIGDVTFSNRAWVSPMCQYSAGADGVPLNWHLIHLGQFAMGGTGLILTEATSVSPEGRLSPHDTGLWNDEQAAGWKPIVDFVHEQGTHIGVQLVHSGRKASTSTPWSGTGYIDPAEGGWSTLAPSPIAFSTLPEPHELTIPEIERITGDFVSAAQRALDCGFDVVELHAAHGYLLNQFLSPLSNQRTDGYGGDFDGRTRMLREVVTAVREVWAPGRPLFVRVSATDWAEGGWDIDDTVRLSVVLKDLGVDLIDCSTGGIVRTSIPIGAGYQVPFAAQVKAGSGITTSAVGLITDATQAETIIRSGQADAVMLGRAVLRDPHWVNVAAEQLGAEPRWPNQYAAARG from the coding sequence ATGAGCGCCTCAGAGCTCTTCAGCCCCCTCACCATCGGAGACGTCACCTTCTCGAACCGCGCGTGGGTCTCGCCCATGTGCCAATACTCTGCGGGAGCGGATGGCGTGCCGCTCAACTGGCACCTCATTCATCTCGGACAGTTTGCGATGGGAGGAACCGGTCTCATCCTGACCGAGGCAACCTCGGTCAGCCCCGAAGGCCGCTTGTCTCCCCACGACACTGGCCTCTGGAACGACGAGCAGGCGGCCGGCTGGAAACCCATCGTCGACTTTGTTCACGAACAGGGCACTCACATCGGAGTGCAGCTTGTGCATTCCGGCCGCAAGGCATCGACCTCCACGCCGTGGTCGGGCACCGGTTACATCGATCCCGCTGAGGGCGGATGGTCGACGCTCGCCCCGTCGCCGATTGCGTTCTCGACACTTCCCGAACCCCACGAGCTCACGATCCCCGAGATCGAGCGGATCACCGGCGACTTCGTTTCGGCAGCCCAACGAGCACTCGATTGCGGATTCGACGTTGTTGAACTCCACGCGGCCCACGGCTACCTTCTCAATCAGTTCCTGTCACCGCTCTCGAATCAGCGCACCGATGGCTACGGCGGCGACTTCGACGGGCGCACCCGGATGCTCCGCGAAGTCGTGACGGCGGTGCGCGAAGTCTGGGCGCCCGGTCGCCCCCTCTTCGTGCGCGTGTCAGCGACCGACTGGGCTGAGGGCGGCTGGGATATCGACGACACGGTACGGCTTTCTGTCGTGTTGAAAGATCTTGGCGTCGACCTCATCGATTGTTCAACGGGGGGCATTGTGCGCACGTCGATCCCGATCGGTGCGGGGTACCAGGTGCCGTTCGCTGCCCAGGTGAAGGCTGGCTCCGGAATCACCACCTCTGCCGTCGGCCTCATCACCGACGCCACTCAGGCCGAGACGATCATTCGCTCCGGCCAGGCCGACGCTGTCATGCTCGGTCGGGCCGTGCTGCGCGACCCGCACTGGGTCAACGTCGCGGCCGAACAGCTCGGGGCCGAGCCGCGCTGGCCGAATCAGTACGCCGCCGCCCGGGGCTAG
- a CDS encoding amino acid ABC transporter permease, which translates to MGTKETVEREPERGPLTTQLQLGILPSGKKVKAARSGRSTLSTIGGWALRIFVVLVILEIISKFLTADAMRWDVVWSYLFSEKVISGVGLTLFLTVVAMVLGCVIGLLLALMKISNSLLLNVTADGYIWLFRGTPLLVQLLFWYNLASFLPTLSFGIPFGPQFLEVETNSVVTAMVAAMLGLGLNEGAYMSEIFRAGIQSVDHGQTEAAAALGMSRRRAMNRIVLPQAMRVIVPPTGNQVISMLKGTSLVSIVAISELLYTVQVIYARTFETIPLLVVACIWYLFLTTVLSIGQHYIEKHYAKGANRNVPDSYLTKFKNLFGPSARQEFATQEPVR; encoded by the coding sequence ATGGGAACGAAAGAGACCGTAGAGAGGGAACCCGAGCGGGGCCCCCTCACCACTCAGCTGCAACTCGGCATCCTCCCCTCGGGCAAGAAAGTCAAGGCTGCTCGAAGCGGGCGGTCCACTCTCTCCACCATCGGCGGCTGGGCGCTGCGCATCTTCGTCGTTCTCGTCATTCTCGAAATCATTTCGAAGTTTCTCACCGCCGACGCCATGCGATGGGATGTCGTCTGGTCCTACCTCTTTAGCGAGAAAGTCATCAGCGGCGTAGGCCTCACCCTCTTCCTCACGGTTGTCGCGATGGTGCTCGGCTGCGTCATCGGCCTCCTACTCGCGCTCATGAAGATCTCCAATAGCCTCCTGTTGAACGTGACAGCCGACGGCTACATTTGGCTCTTTCGCGGAACACCTCTGCTCGTGCAATTGCTGTTCTGGTACAACCTCGCAAGCTTCCTCCCGACGCTGAGCTTCGGCATCCCCTTCGGTCCCCAGTTTCTCGAAGTCGAAACCAACTCTGTCGTCACGGCAATGGTTGCCGCGATGCTCGGTCTCGGGCTCAATGAGGGCGCCTACATGTCGGAGATCTTCCGCGCCGGCATCCAATCGGTCGATCATGGCCAGACCGAGGCAGCAGCAGCGTTAGGCATGTCGCGCCGCCGCGCCATGAACCGCATCGTGCTCCCCCAGGCCATGCGCGTCATCGTTCCCCCGACGGGCAACCAGGTCATCTCGATGCTCAAAGGAACCAGCCTCGTGAGCATCGTCGCCATTAGCGAACTCCTCTATACCGTGCAGGTCATTTACGCCCGTACCTTCGAAACCATTCCCCTGCTCGTCGTGGCCTGCATCTGGTACCTCTTCCTCACCACCGTTCTTTCGATCGGTCAGCACTACATCGAGAAGCACTACGCCAAGGGTGCCAACCGCAACGTGCCCGACTCGTACCTCACCAAATTCAAGAACTTGTTTGGCCCATCCGCCCGTCAAGAATTTGCTACCCAGGAGCCCGTGCGCTGA
- a CDS encoding dihydrodipicolinate synthase family protein — MVAELRGSYTVAVTPFTADGSSIDVPALKRFLDWQLEEKVPGIIMLGTTGEFVAITDDERQQVVEETVKHIDGRIPVVVGSMAASTKEAVRRSAQAEELGADGLMILPPFYYTPTDDEIFRHYKAISEAVQIPIMLYNNPVTSNVDMSAKLVARLARAFENVRYIKESSQELGRVRDVLEASDGLINVFAGERVVDSYLLGAVGYVNPYGNYIPRASAGFVQLAAEGRYEEARTIQRLIDELDEIIAEGHPTYGHQCYSKELAARAGYPVGTVRPPLTTFAQLGDEGEERVSRILPIMERIAQQSTHLGL, encoded by the coding sequence GTGGTCGCCGAACTCCGAGGTAGTTATACCGTCGCCGTAACCCCATTCACCGCCGACGGCTCGTCAATCGACGTCCCCGCGCTCAAGCGATTCCTTGATTGGCAGCTCGAAGAAAAGGTCCCCGGCATCATCATGCTCGGCACGACCGGCGAGTTTGTTGCCATCACCGATGACGAGCGTCAGCAGGTCGTCGAGGAGACCGTCAAGCATATCGATGGTCGCATTCCTGTCGTCGTTGGCTCAATGGCCGCCAGCACGAAGGAAGCGGTTCGTCGCAGTGCTCAGGCTGAAGAGTTGGGCGCCGATGGCCTCATGATTCTTCCTCCCTTCTACTACACGCCGACGGATGACGAGATCTTCCGTCACTACAAGGCGATCAGTGAAGCCGTGCAGATTCCGATCATGTTGTACAACAACCCGGTCACCTCGAATGTCGACATGAGCGCCAAGCTGGTTGCTCGACTCGCCCGCGCTTTTGAGAACGTGCGCTACATCAAGGAATCGAGCCAAGAGCTCGGCCGGGTACGCGACGTGCTCGAAGCCAGCGACGGCCTCATCAATGTCTTCGCGGGAGAGCGCGTTGTCGACTCCTACCTTCTGGGTGCGGTCGGCTACGTCAACCCGTACGGAAACTACATTCCTCGCGCATCCGCTGGCTTTGTGCAGCTCGCCGCTGAGGGGCGCTACGAAGAAGCGCGCACGATCCAGCGACTCATTGATGAACTTGACGAGATCATCGCCGAGGGGCACCCCACGTACGGTCACCAGTGCTACTCGAAGGAGTTGGCTGCTCGCGCAGGCTACCCCGTGGGTACCGTTCGCCCGCCGCTCACGACGTTCGCGCAACTGGGCGACGAGGGTGAAGAGCGTGTCAGCCGCATTCTCCCGATCATGGAACGGATCGCGCAGCAGTCCACTCACCTGGGCCTGTGA
- a CDS encoding SDR family NAD(P)-dependent oxidoreductase, producing MDYLAGKNILVTGASRGIGASIARELSERGAHVIAQYNTSAAGAEEATASATERLLVSADFSDPAAAAQLWKTAVDWHGRVDAVVCNAAVMPEVEFDAPEAEWNAAWDLALQVNTRAPSDLTRLATQHHLENGGGVIVGISSWAAQRGASSSRLVGYSASKAAYAAMLKTVARAYAAENVLAYLIAPGVVQTEMSQTAALSSGGVDRITESLAMKEWVPPTDIATLVGMLCEGRLRHLTGATLDVNGASYVR from the coding sequence ATGGATTATCTCGCAGGCAAGAATATTCTCGTGACCGGCGCCTCGCGCGGCATCGGGGCCAGCATCGCTCGTGAACTGAGTGAGCGCGGCGCGCACGTGATCGCCCAATACAACACCTCTGCTGCCGGCGCAGAAGAGGCCACCGCATCCGCCACCGAGAGACTTCTCGTCTCGGCAGACTTCTCCGACCCAGCGGCGGCGGCTCAGCTTTGGAAGACCGCCGTCGACTGGCACGGCCGTGTGGACGCCGTGGTGTGCAACGCCGCCGTGATGCCCGAGGTGGAGTTCGATGCCCCGGAAGCGGAATGGAACGCCGCCTGGGATCTCGCCCTTCAGGTCAACACTCGCGCACCATCCGACCTGACCCGTCTTGCCACCCAACACCATCTCGAGAACGGCGGCGGCGTCATCGTCGGCATCTCCAGCTGGGCTGCCCAGCGCGGAGCCTCCAGCTCGCGCCTCGTCGGATACTCGGCGTCGAAAGCGGCCTACGCCGCCATGCTCAAGACTGTCGCTCGCGCCTACGCCGCAGAGAACGTGCTCGCGTACCTCATCGCTCCTGGCGTCGTTCAGACCGAGATGAGCCAGACCGCGGCACTGAGTTCTGGCGGAGTCGACCGCATCACCGAGAGCCTCGCGATGAAGGAATGGGTTCCCCCGACGGACATCGCGACTCTGGTGGGCATGCTGTGCGAGGGGCGCCTGCGTCACCTCACCGGCGCCACGCTCGACGTCAACGGCGCGAGCTACGTTCGATGA